The uncultured Desulfobulbus sp. genome window below encodes:
- a CDS encoding amino acid ABC transporter ATP-binding protein, producing the protein MTHQEHLSSLRGAVIRAEHLMKSFGSLQALDDCSIAVERGEVLVVIGPSGSGKSTLLRCLNGLEEIDSGRIVIEGIELNQNESNRLRIRREVGMVFQSFNLFPHLTVLENVNLAQKLVRGKSSKAASVLAQELLERVGVGDKLNQYPQQLSGGQQQRVAIARALAMQPKVMLFDEATSALDPEMIGEVLDVMRSLARDGMTMVVVTHEMGFAREVGDRIVFMEAGRIVEQAASEEFFERPTLERSRAFLEKIL; encoded by the coding sequence ATGACACATCAAGAACATCTATCCTCCTTACGTGGAGCCGTCATTCGCGCCGAACACCTGATGAAATCTTTTGGCAGCCTGCAAGCCCTTGATGACTGTTCCATCGCCGTTGAGCGGGGAGAAGTCCTGGTGGTGATTGGCCCTTCGGGATCGGGGAAATCAACCCTGCTGCGTTGCCTGAACGGACTTGAAGAGATAGACAGCGGTCGAATCGTCATCGAGGGCATTGAGCTCAACCAGAATGAGTCCAACCGGCTGCGCATTCGCCGGGAGGTGGGCATGGTCTTTCAATCCTTTAATCTCTTTCCCCATCTCACCGTGCTGGAAAATGTCAACCTGGCCCAGAAGCTGGTGCGCGGCAAAAGCAGCAAAGCCGCGAGTGTGCTGGCCCAAGAGCTGCTTGAACGAGTTGGAGTGGGGGATAAGCTCAATCAGTACCCGCAGCAGTTATCCGGTGGTCAGCAGCAACGCGTGGCCATCGCCCGGGCTCTTGCCATGCAGCCCAAGGTGATGCTCTTTGATGAGGCGACCAGTGCCCTTGACCCGGAGATGATCGGCGAAGTCCTGGATGTGATGCGTTCTCTTGCCCGTGATGGGATGACCATGGTGGTGGTAACCCACGAGATGGGTTTTGCCCGCGAAGTAGGGGATCGGATTGTTTTTATGGAAGCTGGTCGCATTGTCGAGCAGGCAGCCAGTGAAGAATTTTTTGAGCGACCGACCCTGGAACGAAGCCGTGCATTCCTCGAAAAAATCCTTTAG
- a CDS encoding AEC family transporter → MILLDALFPVLALIFFGWAVRRSGLTDVAFHRVSDKLVYYVFFPLMLFWKIGGAPLALTGNWHYLPASVLAVLFVCGLSLAYIRFRPVTDFQAGSFNQGCYRFNTYIGMAVLLNTVGQTGVQLYGILIGLLIPIINICCVSILIWYGGGGKTGNRFLTTVKHLLANPLILACVAGIGYSFLRGAFPTPIDNTLKLMSQVTLPLALFSIGGSLSFAGLRNHFSLALVTAGFKLLCLPLIGLVFLWLFGVTGLAFKVSMLFFSLPTSTAIYILSSQLNSDTELASAIIVLSTLLSFISMACILLLVI, encoded by the coding sequence ATGATTCTTCTTGATGCACTCTTTCCGGTCCTGGCCCTGATTTTCTTTGGCTGGGCTGTTCGCCGTTCTGGCTTGACGGATGTTGCCTTTCATCGCGTCTCGGACAAGCTGGTCTATTATGTTTTTTTCCCGCTGATGCTCTTTTGGAAGATTGGCGGTGCTCCTCTGGCGCTCACCGGTAACTGGCACTATCTCCCTGCCTCTGTGCTGGCGGTCCTGTTTGTCTGCGGGCTGAGTCTTGCCTATATTCGTTTTCGTCCAGTCACTGATTTTCAGGCGGGCTCCTTTAATCAGGGCTGTTATCGGTTCAATACTTACATCGGGATGGCAGTTTTGCTCAACACCGTTGGGCAGACCGGCGTACAGCTCTACGGTATTTTGATAGGACTGCTTATCCCCATTATCAATATTTGCTGCGTCAGTATTCTTATCTGGTATGGGGGGGGAGGAAAGACAGGGAACCGTTTTCTGACGACAGTGAAACATTTGCTGGCCAACCCATTGATTCTCGCCTGTGTGGCTGGAATTGGCTATTCGTTTCTGCGGGGAGCCTTTCCCACACCCATTGACAATACCCTCAAACTGATGAGTCAGGTTACGCTGCCACTGGCCCTTTTCTCCATTGGGGGGAGCCTGAGTTTTGCCGGGCTGCGCAATCATTTTTCCTTGGCGCTGGTGACGGCAGGTTTTAAACTGCTCTGTCTTCCCCTGATTGGGCTGGTGTTTTTATGGCTTTTTGGGGTGACAGGTCTTGCCTTCAAGGTGAGCATGCTCTTTTTTTCCCTGCCGACTTCGACTGCCATTTATATCCTTTCCTCACAATTGAACTCTGATACCGAACTGGCCTCCGCGATCATCGTACTCTCCACGCTGCTCTCTTTTATTTCCATGGCCTGCATACTGTTGCTGGTGATCTGA
- a CDS encoding mechanosensitive ion channel domain-containing protein, with product MNNATFSRSCFTWLLFLLVLFVFSQSCLAADPIQPGDQQQFSPNLLKAKIAAVSENSQLDDATKNKLLELYRRSLENISSMQANENQANYFVASITSSPEEIKKVNSSIKKLETRKEAKLRQLANNKEDRRPLKELEQELIQSKAQETELEAALKDLTRQSGVFTDRPAKISQRLAEIKDGVDAVNGAVKVSPQPGDNPEITKAQNMVNLSKLASLQSESRMLNQELVSMPVRSELINAKRDEFAVRLELVRLDVQALEDEVNAKRQEEANKSVGAAQEVVAKMADNQPVLQQEAAKNAAYSEQLLKTSDALKTSASARDTLTNELSRIEETYASTKQKIEVAGLSHALGLLLHDIQRNLPDDRQLAKKRTQNSQVIAETGLQQVQAEDEKKKIDDSDNYIREILGTTDPATAKELKPELRKIIASRSNLLDKIIAANRTYLSQLSEIELLYTNLLGTVKDFSNYLQEHLLWMRSTPPVNLKGLAELPQEMQNMFAIDRWIKVGHVLVHKVLVAPVFLLVVIFCIVLYTLRKMLIQQLEAAVNLAGNPTSYHFGLPLKALALSVILALPCPLLIGAAGWKLQVYGESSEFSRAVGTALLFFSLRFFYLRIIIEALRSIGLASRVFFWSREKVDYLRRETQKFLFTFLPVAFFTQISFYVNYQVGSSHTLGRLSIIILLGVIMFFALRLFHPQAIVWQKKRANSTSNLLGRLQPFLFAVTLILPLVLAGLVLAGYIFAAGGLLGCLLNTIWLSFALVVGHQILERWLIQSGRQLALKKAWQHTAQEMAENAAGNVALPPEAEAAPIPEENLADLSQDSRKLLNALVLFVGLAGLWWVWNEVFPALRMFNHYTLWTNVIQINGQAQSIPVSVADAGMTVFIGFLTVIGIRHLPALLTIILLKRLQVSAGSRYTVVTLTRYGIGGAGLMYIADVLGFSWSQIQWLVAALGVGIGFGLQEIVANFISGIIILFERPIRLGDVVTVDSTVGVVTRIRIRATTIRDFDGKELLVPNKEFISSRLLNWSLSDPINRIILPVGVAYGSDVGLAMHLMQQAAENEPLVLKEPRINVTFDSFGDNSLLLNLRFFVNSVDDRLVALTRLHLAIDKAFREANISISFPQRDVHLDTTSPLEVHLVHKKELDKEREDEGGEESKSTTEP from the coding sequence ATGAACAACGCTACATTCTCCCGCTCTTGCTTTACCTGGCTGCTCTTTTTGCTTGTGCTCTTTGTGTTCTCGCAGAGCTGTCTTGCCGCAGACCCCATCCAACCCGGGGACCAGCAGCAGTTTTCTCCCAACCTGCTTAAAGCGAAGATTGCTGCGGTTTCTGAAAATTCACAGTTGGACGATGCCACCAAAAACAAACTGTTGGAGCTCTATCGTCGAAGCCTGGAAAATATCAGCTCCATGCAGGCAAATGAAAATCAGGCCAATTACTTCGTGGCGAGTATCACCTCCTCTCCGGAAGAGATTAAAAAGGTCAACAGTTCCATCAAAAAGCTGGAGACCCGGAAAGAAGCCAAGCTGCGCCAACTGGCCAACAACAAGGAAGATCGGCGTCCGTTGAAAGAGTTGGAACAGGAGCTCATACAATCCAAGGCCCAGGAAACGGAATTGGAGGCGGCTCTCAAAGATTTGACCCGTCAAAGTGGGGTTTTTACGGATCGCCCCGCCAAAATCAGTCAACGACTCGCTGAGATCAAGGATGGCGTAGACGCAGTGAATGGTGCGGTCAAAGTGTCTCCTCAGCCTGGAGATAATCCGGAAATCACCAAAGCCCAGAACATGGTCAACCTGTCAAAGCTTGCCTCCCTGCAGAGTGAGTCGCGTATGCTCAATCAGGAGCTGGTGAGTATGCCGGTGCGCAGTGAGTTGATCAATGCCAAGCGGGACGAATTTGCCGTACGCCTGGAGCTGGTGCGGCTTGATGTTCAGGCGCTGGAGGACGAGGTCAATGCCAAGCGGCAGGAGGAGGCCAATAAAAGTGTGGGAGCCGCCCAGGAAGTTGTGGCGAAAATGGCCGATAACCAACCTGTTCTCCAACAGGAAGCGGCCAAAAACGCCGCCTACAGTGAGCAGCTCCTTAAGACCTCAGATGCACTGAAAACCAGTGCCAGTGCGCGTGATACACTCACAAATGAGCTCAGTCGAATCGAGGAAACCTACGCCAGTACCAAACAAAAAATTGAAGTGGCCGGGCTGAGTCACGCCCTTGGGCTCTTGTTGCATGATATTCAGCGCAACCTCCCCGATGACCGACAGCTTGCAAAAAAACGCACGCAGAACAGCCAGGTGATAGCCGAGACGGGCTTACAGCAGGTGCAGGCGGAAGATGAGAAGAAAAAGATCGATGACAGTGACAATTATATCCGAGAAATTTTGGGAACAACCGATCCTGCGACGGCCAAGGAACTCAAACCAGAATTGCGCAAGATCATTGCAAGTAGAAGCAATCTGTTAGACAAAATTATTGCTGCCAATCGGACCTATTTAAGTCAGCTTTCTGAAATTGAGCTGCTTTATACCAACCTGCTGGGGACGGTCAAAGATTTCAGTAATTACCTGCAGGAACATCTGCTATGGATGCGCTCTACCCCGCCTGTCAATCTGAAAGGTCTGGCGGAACTGCCCCAAGAAATGCAGAATATGTTTGCAATCGATCGCTGGATTAAGGTTGGGCATGTTCTGGTGCATAAAGTCCTTGTTGCTCCGGTTTTTCTTCTGGTCGTTATTTTTTGTATCGTCTTGTATACACTGCGCAAAATGCTGATTCAACAGTTGGAGGCGGCTGTTAATCTGGCTGGGAATCCAACGAGTTATCATTTTGGGCTTCCCTTGAAAGCACTGGCCCTGAGCGTGATTCTGGCCCTGCCTTGTCCGTTACTGATCGGAGCGGCAGGGTGGAAACTCCAGGTCTATGGAGAAAGCAGCGAGTTTTCCCGGGCGGTGGGGACCGCCCTACTGTTTTTTAGTCTCAGATTTTTCTATCTGCGTATAATCATAGAAGCCTTGCGTTCCATAGGGCTTGCCTCGAGGGTCTTTTTCTGGTCACGGGAAAAGGTGGATTACCTGCGCAGAGAGACCCAGAAGTTTCTTTTTACCTTTCTTCCGGTGGCATTTTTTACGCAAATTTCTTTTTACGTCAATTATCAGGTAGGCAGCAGTCATACCCTGGGCCGGCTGAGTATTATTATCCTCCTGGGCGTGATTATGTTTTTTGCTTTGCGACTCTTTCACCCCCAGGCCATTGTCTGGCAGAAAAAACGGGCCAACAGTACCTCGAATCTTCTTGGCCGCTTACAGCCCTTTCTCTTCGCGGTGACCCTGATTCTGCCCCTGGTACTCGCAGGGCTCGTTCTTGCCGGTTACATCTTTGCCGCCGGTGGTCTTTTGGGCTGTCTGCTCAACACCATCTGGCTTTCCTTTGCACTGGTGGTTGGCCATCAGATTTTAGAACGCTGGCTGATTCAGTCGGGCCGACAGCTTGCTCTGAAAAAGGCCTGGCAGCATACCGCTCAGGAGATGGCTGAAAATGCCGCCGGTAATGTCGCGCTGCCCCCAGAAGCCGAGGCGGCTCCGATCCCAGAAGAAAATCTGGCTGATCTGAGCCAGGATAGCCGCAAGCTCTTAAATGCCTTGGTCCTCTTTGTTGGGCTTGCGGGATTGTGGTGGGTCTGGAATGAGGTGTTTCCCGCTTTGCGGATGTTCAATCATTACACCCTCTGGACCAATGTTATCCAGATCAACGGGCAGGCTCAATCCATTCCGGTGAGTGTGGCAGATGCCGGTATGACTGTCTTTATCGGGTTTCTGACCGTGATTGGTATCCGACATCTTCCGGCCCTGTTGACCATCATTTTGCTCAAGCGCCTGCAGGTCAGTGCCGGCAGCCGCTATACGGTGGTGACCCTGACCCGGTATGGGATTGGCGGTGCGGGGCTGATGTACATCGCCGATGTGTTGGGGTTCAGTTGGTCACAGATTCAGTGGCTGGTGGCCGCCCTGGGTGTGGGTATCGGGTTTGGTCTGCAGGAAATTGTGGCCAACTTTATCAGTGGTATCATTATCTTGTTTGAGCGGCCTATTCGCTTGGGAGATGTGGTCACCGTGGATTCAACGGTCGGCGTGGTCACCCGTATCCGCATTCGAGCCACAACGATCCGCGATTTTGACGGTAAGGAACTGCTGGTCCCCAACAAGGAATTTATTTCCAGCAGGCTGTTGAACTGGTCACTCAGTGACCCCATCAACCGTATTATTCTCCCTGTCGGCGTTGCCTATGGCAGTGATGTGGGGCTGGCCATGCACCTGATGCAACAGGCTGCGGAAAATGAACCCCTGGTTCTCAAGGAGCCACGCATCAATGTTACCTTTGACAGTTTCGGGGATAACTCGTTGTTGCTGAACCTGCGTTTTTTTGTCAACTCCGTGGATGACCGCTTGGTGGCGCTTACCCGGCTGCATCTGGCCATTGATAAGGCCTTTCGTGAGGCCAATATCAGCATATCCTTTCCCCAGAGAGATGTGCACCTTGATACGACCTCGCCCCTGGAGGTACATCTGGTTCACAAGAAAGAGCTGGACAAAGAGAGGGAAGACGAGGGGGGGGAAGAGAGCAAGAGTACCACTGAACCTTAG